The Streptomyces sp. A2-16 sequence TACCCATGGCCATCCAGGCGCCCAGAACAACCGACTGCCGGACGGCGGTCAAGACTCCGGTCCCCCCAGGAGGTCGAGAAGTTTGAGTCACAAGCGAATTCCGAAGCGCAAGGCCGCGTTCGCGGCAGGCACCGTGGTGGCGCTCGGAGCGGCCGCGATTCTGCTGCCCAACGCCAACGCGTCCCAGGACGGCTCGTCGAACGACGCGGCGGCCATCGCGCCGAAGACTCTGAAGGCGACGGACGCCTCGGACCTCGCCTCGCAGCTCGAGAAGCTGCTGGGCGACGCCTTCGCCGGGTCCTACTACGACTCCGACAGCCAGCAGCTCGTCGTGAACGTCATATCCGGTGACAACAACAACGTCGTCGTGCAGGCGAAGAAGGCCGGAGCCAAGGTCCGCGAGGTCGAGAACAGCCTCACCGAGCTGGCGGCCGGCGCGAAGACGCTCAAGGAGGAGGCGACGATCCCGGGCACCGCCTGGGCCGTCGACCCGCGCACCAACAAGATCCTCGTGACCGCGGACAGCACGGTCACCGGCACCAAGTGGAACACCCTCGAGTCGACCGTGAAGAGCCTCGGCTCCGACATGGCGACCGTGAAGAAGTCGGCCGGCACCTTCAAGACCTTCGCGTCCGGCGGTGACGCCATCTTCGCCGGCGGCGCCCGCTGTTCGCTCGGCTTCAACGTCACCGCGGGCGACGGCAGCCCCGCCTTCCTGACGGCCGGTCACTGCGGGGTCGCGGCCGAACAGTGGTCGGACTCCGAGGACGGCCAGCCGATCGCCACCGTCGACCAGGCCACCTTCCCCGGCGACGGCGACTTCGCCCTGGTCAAGTACGACGACCCGGCGACCCAGGCGCCCAGCGAGGTCAACGTCGGCGGCGGCCAGACCGTCGCGATCAACCAGGCCGCGGACGCCGAGGTCGGCGCCCAGGTCTTCCGCATGGGCTCCACCACGGGCCTCGCCGACGGCCAGGTCCTCGGACTCGACGCCACCGTGAACTACCCCGAAGGCACCGTCACCGGGCTCATCCAGACCAACGTCTGCGCCGAGCCCGGCGACAGCGGCGGCTCGCTGTTCACGCAGGACGGCTCGGCGATCGGTCTGACCTCGGGCGGCAGTGGCGACTGCACCGTCGGCGGCGAGACCTTCTTCCAGCCGGTGACCACCGCCCTCCAGGCGGTCGGTGCCACGCTCGGCGCGGGTGACGCGGCCGGTGGCGCGGGCGACCAGGCCGGTGGCGAGGAGGCCGGTGCCGGTGACGAGGCGGGCGCCGGTGGCGACGCCGGGGCCGGTGCGGGCGACCAGGCCGGTGCGGGTGAGGAGGCCGGTGCCGGGGGCGACGCGAGCGCGAGCCCCGGTGAGGAGGCCGGTGCCGGTCAGGAGGTCGGCGGCGAGCAGGCCGGCGGTGACGTGATCGGCGGCGAGGAGGCCGGAAACGGCCAGGAGGCCGGCAACGGCGTGGGCGACGCCGCGGGCCAGTCGCACAACTGACCCACCGTCGGTCCGGCACCACACCTTGAACCGGCCGCGTCGGCAGCGGCCCCCCCCACACCCTCCGCTGCCGACGCAGGCCCCATGACCACTTCCCGGCCACCGCGCTGCAGCGGCCGGGAGGTGCTACGGTCCGGCCCTCCGGCGGGAGGGCCGGACCGACGTGTTCCCCGGCCCGTCACGCCATGCGGGGGTGACGGGCCGGCGGATCAGCCGTCGGCCCGCAGCAGAAGCAGCGCCACGTCGTCGATCCGCTCCCGCGCTGCGGCGCTGCGGCGCACGAGTTCGTCGGCCAGTTCGTCGAGGGGGCGGTCACCGGCCTCGGCGAGCTGCCGTCCCAGCTCGGCGAGCGCGTCCTCGATGTCGACGCCCGGGGACTCGATCAGGCCGTCGGTGTAGAGGGCGAGGACGCAACCGGGCGTGAGATCCACCTCCGTCGTCGGGTAGCAGGCCGTACCGTCGATGCCCAGCAGCGGGCCTCCGGCCAGGTCCAGCACCCGCACCCGGCCGTCCGGCCGCCGCAGCAGCGGCGGCGGATGCCCCGCGCGGGCCATGACGGCCCGGCCTCGCGCCGGATCGAGCCGCAGATACAGGCAGCTGGCGAACAGGTCGGCGCCGAGGTCGATCAGCAGCCGGTTCGTCGAGCGCATGACCTCCTCCGGCCGCTGGCCGACGGTCGTGTACGCCCGTACCGCCGTCCGGAGCTGCCCCATCAGCCCGGCGGCGGTCACGTTGTGTCCCTGCACGTCCCCGATCACGGCGGCCGCCAGCCCCTCCACCGGCACCAGGTCGTAGAAGTCGCCGCCGATGTCCATGCCCTGAGTGGCCGGCAGATAGCGGGCCGCCGCGTCGATGCCGGGCAGCGAGGGCAGGGTGTGCGGCAGCAGCGCCGCTTGCAGACCGTGCGCCAGCTGGTGCTTGGCGTCGTACAGGACGGCCCGCTCCAGGGCCTGCGCGATCAGCCCGCCCAGACTCGTCAGCACCGCCCGCTCGTCGGCGGGGAAGGGATGCCGCTCCGCGTAGGCCAGCACACAGGTGCCCACCGGGCGCCCGGAGGCGATGAGCGGCAGATAGGCCCAGGCCGCGAAGCCGTCGGGGGTGGCATGCCGGTGCGGGTACAGACGCTCCAACTGCTCGCGGGACTCGAAGAACGCGGGCACCCCGGTGGTCAGGGCCTGGGTGCCCGGCGTCGGTTCGGTCAGCGGCAGCCCGTCGAACCGCTCCACGACCCGCGCGTCCGCATACCCGCGATGCCCGAGCACGTGCAGCCGTCCCGCCCGTGAGCCGAGCACGACCAGCGCCTGGCTCCCCGCGGCCGGGGCGATCTCGTCCGCCACCAGCTGCACCACGTCCTGTACGCCCACCGCCTCGGTCAGGGCCCCGGCCAGACTCAGCACCTGCGAGATGGTGACCAGTCGCGACGGGGAGTCCCCGGGCCGCGGGCCGCCCCGGTTCATCTCCGCCACACTCCGGGCCCGGCCGATCCGGACGCTCAGCCCGGTCGTGCTCGGGTACAGCCGGAACGACAGCCAGTCCCCGGGCGGCCGCAGCGCCACGAACGACGTGCTGCGCTGGCTGAGCAGTGCGGCCCGGTAGCGGTCCTCGTAGACCGGGTCGTTGAGCCAGGGCACCGCCGCCCACAGCTGCGAGCCCAGCAACTGGGAGACCGGGACGCCGATCAGCTCGGCCGCCGCGGCGTTGGCGAAGGAGATCCGCCCGTGCAGATCCAGCGAGCACAGTCCGTACGGCAGCCTCGCCACCATCCGCGCCGCCTCCACCGTGCCCAGCGTCCCCGCGGGGCTTCCGAACTGGGGCGCGGCCAGCAGATCCGGTTCGGCGTGCGGCGCGAGAGTGTCTCCCACCGCACGCTCCAGCCGCACCGCGAGCCGCCCGCAGGCCGCGGTCAGATGATCCCGCTCCCGGTCGGACAGGTCCGGCGGGTGCGAGCCGGGCCAGGTCACGAAGACCGAGCCGTACACCTTGGCCGCGGTCGCCACCGGTACCGCGGCCAGCGCGAAGGGGTACGGCAGCACCACGGCGATCCGCGGAAAGCGGCGTGCCATCTCGTGCTCGCCGCCCACCCACACCAGCCGCCGCTCCCGCGCCGCCTCCGCCACCGGGATCGGCGCGCTCAGCCCCACCCGCTCCCAGGGCGCCGCGAAGGCCCGCGGCAGGCCCGCCATCACCGCCATCTCCAGCACCGGCTCGTCGGCGGCCATGAGGTACACCGCGCCGGAGTGGGCGTGCACCTCATCCATCATCGACGCCAGCGCGAGGGAGAGCAGCGGCCGTCCCACCCGGGTCCGGGCGCTCGCCGGCGGCGGGGCCGACATATGCCCGTCGGACACGCCGACCACCTCCTCGCACGGGCGCGTCCCGGAAAAAAGGGGGCGAGGCGCCTGGCGTGCCGGGCCCCCAGGGATCAATCTCCTCCCTCACGGCGGGTCCCGCACGGCGAGCGTTGCCCGGTGCGGGCACACGAGTGCCCGGGCGACGGCGAGGACGGCCGCGTACCCCCTCGGCCCCGGACCATGCCCCCACAGTGGAAGCGCGGGACGGCACGCGGGCGCCCTGTGTGCGCCCCCGCGCACCCTGATGGCCAATTCTTCGCGCCCGAGGGCGGTCCGGGACCCGAACAATGGGGCACGCGTTCATGGCCACGTAACAGAGCGGGCGAGTCGAGGGGGACGAGCAGTGATCCGGGTGCTTCTGGTGCACGACGCGTGTCTGGTGAGATCGGCCCTGGCGGAGTGGCTCCGCCGGGAACCCGACCTCGGGGTGTTCGACACCCCGTGGCACACCGCGCCCGGCCGTCTGCGATCCGTGCGTCCCGACGTCTGCGCCGCCGACCTCGAATGCTCGGACGCGTACGGCCTCCCGCCGCTGGGGGAGTTATCCCCGCGCGAGCCGGACCGGAGTCCGCCGCGCCTCCTCGTGATGGCCAGCGCCCACCGGCCCGGGCTGCTGAAGCGGGCCGTCGAGGCGGGGGCGCTCGGCTATGTGGACAAGGAGGGGGCGGCGCCGGAGCGGCTCGCGCGCGGGATTCGCCGTGTCGCCGAGGGGAAACGTTTCGTCGATGACTCGCTGGGCTTCGGCTTCCTCCAGGCGGCGGAGATGCCGCTGACCGGACGGGAGCTGAGCGTGTTATCCCTCGCGGCCGAGGGGGCCTCCATCGCGGAGATCGCGGGGAGCCTGTGCCTGTCCCACGGGACCGTGCGCAACTACATGGCCGCGATCACCCGCAAGACCGGAGCCCGCAACCGCATCGACGCGATCCGGATCTCGCAGGGGCAGGGCTGGCTCTGACCGCCGGGGGGCACCGGCCGCCCAGCCGCCCACGAGTTCGCGGTAGGCCGGCGAGTCGCGCACCAGCTCGTCGTGGGTGCCGTACGCCGTGCGCGGGCCGTCCATCAGCAGCACCCGGCCGGCGCGCCGGGCCGAGCTGATCCGGTGGGCGACCACGACCAGCGTGGTGCCGGGCCGGTCCGCGAAGGCCCGCTCGGCACGCTCCTCGGCCCGCGGGTCGAGATGACAGGTGGCCTCGTCGAGCAGGACGAGCGGGGCGTACGAGAGGTAGGCCCGGGTCAGTGCCACGAGCTGCCGTTCACCGGCTGACAGGGCGGCCGGGTCGACGGTCGCCCGCGGTCCGCCGAGCGCTTCGAGGAGCGGGGTGAGCCCGACCGCTTCGGCCGCCGCGAGCAGCTCGGGCTCGGGCACCGGATCCACCCGCAGGTGCCCGAGGTTCTCGGCGAGGGTTCCCGTGTGGACGTACGCCTCCTGCGGAATGAGTAC is a genomic window containing:
- a CDS encoding S1 family peptidase; the protein is MSHKRIPKRKAAFAAGTVVALGAAAILLPNANASQDGSSNDAAAIAPKTLKATDASDLASQLEKLLGDAFAGSYYDSDSQQLVVNVISGDNNNVVVQAKKAGAKVREVENSLTELAAGAKTLKEEATIPGTAWAVDPRTNKILVTADSTVTGTKWNTLESTVKSLGSDMATVKKSAGTFKTFASGGDAIFAGGARCSLGFNVTAGDGSPAFLTAGHCGVAAEQWSDSEDGQPIATVDQATFPGDGDFALVKYDDPATQAPSEVNVGGGQTVAINQAADAEVGAQVFRMGSTTGLADGQVLGLDATVNYPEGTVTGLIQTNVCAEPGDSGGSLFTQDGSAIGLTSGGSGDCTVGGETFFQPVTTALQAVGATLGAGDAAGGAGDQAGGEEAGAGDEAGAGGDAGAGAGDQAGAGEEAGAGGDASASPGEEAGAGQEVGGEQAGGDVIGGEEAGNGQEAGNGVGDAAGQSHN
- a CDS encoding SpoIIE family protein phosphatase — translated: MSAPPPASARTRVGRPLLSLALASMMDEVHAHSGAVYLMAADEPVLEMAVMAGLPRAFAAPWERVGLSAPIPVAEAARERRLVWVGGEHEMARRFPRIAVVLPYPFALAAVPVATAAKVYGSVFVTWPGSHPPDLSDRERDHLTAACGRLAVRLERAVGDTLAPHAEPDLLAAPQFGSPAGTLGTVEAARMVARLPYGLCSLDLHGRISFANAAAAELIGVPVSQLLGSQLWAAVPWLNDPVYEDRYRAALLSQRSTSFVALRPPGDWLSFRLYPSTTGLSVRIGRARSVAEMNRGGPRPGDSPSRLVTISQVLSLAGALTEAVGVQDVVQLVADEIAPAAGSQALVVLGSRAGRLHVLGHRGYADARVVERFDGLPLTEPTPGTQALTTGVPAFFESREQLERLYPHRHATPDGFAAWAYLPLIASGRPVGTCVLAYAERHPFPADERAVLTSLGGLIAQALERAVLYDAKHQLAHGLQAALLPHTLPSLPGIDAAARYLPATQGMDIGGDFYDLVPVEGLAAAVIGDVQGHNVTAAGLMGQLRTAVRAYTTVGQRPEEVMRSTNRLLIDLGADLFASCLYLRLDPARGRAVMARAGHPPPLLRRPDGRVRVLDLAGGPLLGIDGTACYPTTEVDLTPGCVLALYTDGLIESPGVDIEDALAELGRQLAEAGDRPLDELADELVRRSAAARERIDDVALLLLRADG